DNA from Drosophila busckii strain San Diego stock center, stock number 13000-0081.31 chromosome 2R, ASM1175060v1, whole genome shotgun sequence:
AGCACCAGTCTTGGCTTGGCTAAGGCTTTGCCTTGAGCTcagctcaaaataaatatgctacaataataataataacattttcatGGATTTTGTCGCAGCCAACGCAGAGCTCATCTATCGCGTGCTCATGCTGCAGGAGACGGTCGGACGCGCCTTGAAGTTGTCCCAGGAGGCGGCCGCGCGCATGGAGGAGCTGCAGATACAGCTGTCCGTGCTGCAGCGGCAATGCACGTACAGGGATCGACCGCTATGtgatacgctgcgtatacgcagttTCGAAGAGAACGGCGTAGTCGATGCACTAAAAACGGTAAGACGACGTTTTGGTCAGGCAAGACTTCTTTGTTGCCTAAAAGTCGTCGCTTGTTTTTCGctatttttctaattttcttttgcaatttgtcaGCTGCAAGAGGACCAGAGTATTTTTCGCATGCGCTACTTGGGGGAAATTGAATTTGGTGCCACTGTCAAAAATCTAACATCGGAAGTTGGCGTCTCACGTTCTATTTTCAGCAATTTCCCGCAACAAGTTAAACACGATACGGCTTACGAGCGAAACTGTAAGTACTGTACAAGTAATaacaattgaaatcaaaatatttataaaactgcACAGCAAGCGGAAGTTGATTGCTTTAAGCTGAGCGCACATTGTATGCTTTAATAGTCAAACGGTATTGATATCAAAGTAGTGGGAAGCTCAATAAGATGACtaagttaataattattatttagcacacttgtttacaaatatttctttggcatttgctttagagctctttatatattttggcaactttaggttttcaattatttcaattttactaACTGTTTTAAATCGAAAACGTTTATTAGGTTAAAGtatattaaactaaagctaataAGTTCTTCTGCAACTTCGTTACACACGCTTCTTGTATCGTTTTGATATTACTCTTTGCATCATACATTAGgctcataataaaaaatgatttatattcGAAAGCTTGCagcacaaattgaaagcaaaaatcaGGCTCAAcaatattcaattgaattgttatatattaagTTAGTCTTCCAAGtagaacattttatttaatgttttaaatgcaatattcaATACAAATATGCACGTGGTGTCCGCACCAAAACTTTCCACTGAATAATTCTTCAGTCAGTTTATACCTGCagtcaaaaagcaaaacatcgTACGATGCAGCGACGCTCTAGCTCAGTCGCAGCGCATGCAAATGAAAGCCACGTGCGTCGTTGCTCACGCTCTCAGAGTGGCTTGCGCTCTCACCTTTTATTATTGCACAGTGACGAATGTATGGCGCTTATACTGAAAGCAGTCTGCTTCCCACGCTCAGCTTATACCTGCAGTCAAAACGAAGCCTGCGCACCCCATCGTACGatgcagcgacgctctcgttCAATCTCAACGAACGAGAGAGCGATCGCTGCCCGCACTAGCATACAAACTGTTACTGTCGCTCCGCTCTCTGAGAAGCTTGTGCTCTCACCTTTTAGTATTGCACAGTGATCAATGTGTGGCGCTTATGCTGAGGGCAGTCTGCTTCCCACGCTTAGTTTATACCTGCAGTCAAAACGAAGACCTCGCACCCCATCGTACGATGCATTCGCTGCGACACTCTCGTTCAGTCGCAGCGATCGAGAGCCTATGCAAACGGAAGCCACGAGCTGCGCTTCCCACGCTAGCAAACAAACTGTTACTgtctctcacgctctctgaggggcttgcgctctcatcttttattattgcacTAAGATCTTAGTGTGGGAGTCTGGCGCTAAGGCAGCAGGCCACATAGCGGTCAGTAGCGTTTGGACTGCCGGCGATTAAACAAGCGGTGAAAGAGTTGCGtgaatttgttttcttgttttttaaaGACATTCATCATTCATATACCGTATTAGGTATTTTTTTAGTTCACAAACTAAATGAATCTAAGGCGTAGCAAAAGAACTTGACTATAAACAATAACGAGCTAATAAAATGACAGAAAATGTTAAAGAACACTAGCATACgactataaaaaatacaaatttattgttcaTAAACCATTAACTACTCAATAAAATGAACAGCTTTGTTTATGAACTAGGAGAGAGTACATTAAaagtcattaaaaattaaagaataGAAATGGCTTTGCTATTGAACGatgtttaagtaaataaagtgTTTAATGTGCTAATAacattgtataaatattgtattaattaagcaaacaacattCAAAAGCTATTAAAGTCAAATCACATTTATGGATAAATGACAAATAAGTCAAGTTAATCAACTCAGAACTCTGAACTAGTCAAACTCGATTAGTGTTTCAATAGAAATGTGAACTCAATCAATAGCAATGGGCATTGGCTTAGTCTCTCTCAATTTCCACAGACAGCAAACAATGCGGTAGGATAACAGATAATTTGCGCCAAGTTTAACACAATATTAATTACTGTCAGTTGAGTCCCAGAGCattgataattaaatttgtcgACACTTCTATGGCAGACACACTGGAGCAATTGGCAAGCATTCGTCACAGGACAACGGCCAATGCACAGCTGCTGACGTCGACAGTGAATGCGCTGCTGGAGCGACTGCAGAGCACTTGGCCAACATTGGAGCCGTCGTACAATGAGATGAAGCGTTGGGCCAACAGCTATTGGAGTGTGGGCTGGATAGCTGGTTTGCTTATTGTCTGGgtcataatatttttgctgatgTCCTATTGCTGCTTTATCTGTGAATCAAACACCAAGTCGGGCATGGTCTTCTTCATAGCCGTGCTCTTCATATGCCTCGGCAGCATCGGCCTCAGCATTTACGCCGTAATCTCATTGGCAATTGGCGGTAATTCGCAAGTGTTTCTGTGCCGCTCGCTCTACGGCCACAACTATGAGCTGCTGGGTAAGCTGCTGGACAAGCCCGGCTATGTCTATGCCAGAGAACCGCAAACCGGCATCATTGGCGAGCTGCTGCGTCCCGCCGACGTTCGACGCTCTGTGGTCAACGTGCAGCTGGGCAGAGCGCTCAGGTGAGTTAAACAATTCACGCCTTAGCTTAGTTGCATGCACTAATATCTGTTTAATTAGACATACGCACACGTTGCTTGTCAGCTAACGAATTTTATTATCCAATTACTTTGATACGGTACGTGCCTGTAATTTTGATAGCCCCACAGCCCCCAAAAGTCTGTGCCGAGCACCCTTTGCTCAAATTTATGTAACTCTACTTCAATTAGCAAGTTTTTCCACAactactttaattaatttaaacctATATTAGTTAAAAGTATAACCCAAAACTGAACTTCACCTCAATTTTAAAGACTATAATCTGCAAAGCagataaatgaaatatataaataaaatgaacaaaaaataaatgggaatttaaaatattatttatattaattcattttataaactgcaaaacaaattctttttttttgtgatataataaaaactaccTATCTAAAAtccaaattatatttgctttccAACAGAAACtgaataagaataaaaaatatattttttaatcaaatcaaattttaaaatgttaattttgaTTAGTTATAACTtagcaacatattttttaatatatattttattaaatttctacaaacaaaaatgaattcCATTTTTTTCCTTGTATAATCAAAATTACcattttgaaatttgatttgtcttgctttttaatttaccCTTTAACTTACTACAACCTTagtgcaaaataaaagcagcactTAACCAATACTTACTAGCGAGTATCCACTGTATAAGGTTAGCAAGAATGTTACCAGGAATTGCCAAACCAGTAGAGTCCCCTTAACTGAGCGTTTAACCTGCCCCCAGACTGTCACTTATTGAATTGTAGCAAATCAAATGTAATTACCCTCAAGTTGTTTCTGAAGTTGCATAAGCAGATAAGAGCTTTAACAGCAGATGAGCGGCAATCCAATATTGGCACTGGCCTAGCACTTATTTGACAAAAGCCACAGCACAAGAAGTCTCTGGACTTTAGATGGCCTGTAGATGTATAAGCCGCAAAGTTTTGAAAGTCCAATGAAATTTGCTAGCCACATGGCACTCAATTTTACGCAAAATCCCCCAAagcacacaaacgcacacacacacacatgcagaaaATGTGTGAAGCAGAGAGAGTGGGAAACTCACATGCGTGGTAGCCACAAATTTTAAGCCCGTTTCCAATTAtctgcacacatacaaatgcaaaagcaatgcCCAAGCAAGTGTTGCCAAATATGCAAGACCGCATGCCAGCAAACCACCCAAACCACCCACCCGACCCACAGCAAAGCGTAGGCTAACTCATTGtctctatgtctgtgtgtgtgtgtgtgtgtggcttactGTGGTTTCGAACAGCAGCCAGCGTAGTAAAATCACGAAAATCTTTTGATATTTCTTTGCCAACCGAAAACATGCACAAACATGCACGTGCATGCATTTGAACTGCACTGCACAAATGACCAATCAAAATGACATCATTGAACTGAACTAAACTGAAACCGAACTGAGCAGGGGCTGTGAACAGAATCAAGCATCGTACAGTGTCTTTCAATTGGATGCGTTCGTTAATACGACGAAAATAGCCGATTTAAAACAATTCCCCAAAGTATCAACGGCCATTGATGCAATTTCCGTATCGGAACGCACCATGCTCTCATTGACGCAGTCCATACAAAATATACTCGAGAATATGCTGCAAACATCCGCATTCAATTTGACCACATACCGCAACAGTGTTGGTGCACCCACGCCCGAAAAGGATTTGGCCACATTTATTGATCAAATGCAACGAGTTGCCCTGCAGGTAAGGAAGAGAGTCCGAGTCAATCAACAGCAGTCAATGTTGACTCAAAAGTCCAAGCTGCAAACTTATAAGTTTTCGTTTACTCCATTCAGATTCAGGATGTGGCCACCTCATCACGCATGACCACGCTGGGCAGTCGATCTAAACGCTTGCAGGCATCCATTTTGCAGCCACTGGAGAATTTACAAAACGAGATTCTCTATCATCTGACAGCCCTCGAGCTGCAGCGTGAGCCCTGGGCCAAGCAGGTCAATCAAACGCTCAATCATTTGAAGAACATCCAAGGCTATTTGGAGAACAAAGCCGGCGAGATTTGTCACAATCTGACGCGCGTCTACACAGAGCGGTACGTATGACCCACACAAACGTAGTTACCCTCCAGAATGGTTCATTGGTGAACTTCACATTTGTGGAATTCACCAATATTAGCCTACTTTGTTTCCTTTTCTTCTCTTCTCTCTTCGGCTGCTATTCagcaaaaatttttgttgttgaatcAACCAGTAAATTAAAGATTAAAATTCACAAAAGATTGCTGAAATTTGTGAGGGCATTAACCAATTCAAATCGTATGCATCACCAGTAAATTCACCAACTTGGCCAACCGCTTTGTTgcttgaattttgaatttgatttcttcgaaatgaaattgcattaCCTATGCCTTAATTCTGAAATCCCTAACGTCTGTGTACTGCATACCTCTCATTAATGAAATCAGCAATTGCTGGCAGCCCTACTGAACTATAATTGCTGATTGAAATCTGAGTTATTTTCCAACGAAAGAAGTTTCGCACACTTGAATCAGCTCTCCAACTGGACTGCTCTCTTTGgtctgttgcttgtttgcaatattttgttgctcttttcacagcagcaggcaaacgaaacaaacaaacaaacgagagtgcaaataaatcaaactacAAACTTCAACTCAGTTTCAAAACTGCACAAAGCTGCACTTATGAGTTACAAGCGAGAGAGTGTTTTATCAGATAATTGAAACTCGTAATCGTCTGATTAAGTTTGCCAAGTATGTTGATTGCatttcactttttgtttatcatGCAAGTGTATTTTGGAATAGGCATATTTACTCTACTGTCAAAATTTTAAACCATAtgaaaaaaagcagaaaagtCCTAAATGCTTTCTTGAGTGTGAAAGTTTCAGAAAACTGCaagctttattaatttcatgaatttatttaaaacatagtcaatacattttattttgatctTTTACTAAACTTTATAGTTGAATCCACTCATACATATATCATGTAGTTTAAAGTATTTCCAAGTCGGCATGCAGTATCCACATTAGAATTGTGGCTAGTACTCTAACTTTAAGTGGGTCAagtgccaactgccaactgcctTTTGGTAGAAATGCAGACACTACATTTGCAAATAGTCTTGCCAATTAGGTTTGGCACAGATAAACacttgttgaaattgttttttgtgctttcGCCTGACAGCCTCAAGACTTATTTGACTAGCAGCCGAGCCACTATGGAATCGCAGCTGGGAGACACCACCACCAAGTGTCGCCCCTTCTATGATACATTCGATGCTAGTCGCACTTTTCTGTGCCGCAATCTGGTGGACTTTGTCAATGGCCTGTGGTTCTTTGTATTTCtaacgctgctgctctggGCCATTGGCACGCCAGTGGGACTCAATTTGATTACCATACAGACGCGTTTGCATGCCATGGAAACGGCGCATAAacgcaaaggcaaaggcaagcCAAGACGCCAGCGCAGCGATGGCAGCGATAGAAGCGTGGAGCAGCAGCGTTCACGTGGCcgtagccagcagcagca
Protein-coding regions in this window:
- the LOC108597069 gene encoding prominin-2 isoform X2, yielding MDLLRIRNLTLPTPAATTIMSSSTATTAALAAAMSSATASTPATPATAIATTTTTTPNTFFTYSIPGMDIAPGPFIFTYVSEFLSLITPEELPLDSIRDVLHKNVSLVDFASNAIKIESGFIALMSIFAILALVPLIATCAWCCGRRSTQDEVNAISNAPVNIRDESLENNLRCRKSAALLTLWIVFILLTLSDVSIFYANSRLSTGIEMTPEMVKAAVHDVEVFLKDTHLQIKHKLDNGFHVSVEKVVKDLEDVDVLLGEPIQAEISAHTGLELAYDSLTTLSLANAELIYRVLMLQETVGRALKLSQEAAARMEELQIQLSVLQRQCTYRDRPLCDTLRIRSFEENGVVDALKTLQEDQSIFRMRYLGEIEFGATVKNLTSEVGVSRSIFSNFPQQVKHDTAYERNYTLEQLASIRHRTTANAQLLTSTVNALLERLQSTWPTLEPSYNEMKRWANSYWSVGWIAGLLIVWVIIFLLMSYCCFICESNTKSGMVFFIAVLFICLGSIGLSIYAVISLAIGGNSQVFLCRSLYGHNYELLGKLLDKPGYVYAREPQTGIIGELLRPADVRRSVVNVQLGRALRGCEQNQASYSVFQLDAFVNTTKIADLKQFPKVSTAIDAISVSERTMLSLTQSIQNILENMLQTSAFNLTTYRNSVGAPTPEKDLATFIDQMQRVALQIQDVATSSRMTTLGSRSKRLQASILQPLENLQNEILYHLTALELQREPWAKQVNQTLNHLKNIQGYLENKAGEICHNLTRVYTERLKTYLTSSRATMESQLGDTTTKCRPFYDTFDASRTFLCRNLVDFVNGLWFFVFLTLLLWAIGTPVGLNLITIQTRLHAMETAHKRKGKGKPRRQRSDGSDRSVEQQRSRGRSQQQQRGRSKQRASNASKREQQRERSTSSTGRVKPVLRRTATEETLDIADDDSTPTRQSPPQQQQQHSTQRPSEQRELERGRERERDQRSRERELSRGREMSNLNTPVPRRPQLTRSGTDEYDLDESDIYGAQQDADAVANARRTPPRGAPPPPPPPAAGMNSDKVYII
- the LOC108597069 gene encoding uncharacterized protein LOC108597069 isoform X3, which gives rise to MDLLRIRNLTLPTPAATTIMSSSTATTAALAAAMSSATASTPATPATAIATTTTTTPNTFFTYSIPGMDIAPGPFIFTYVSEFLSLITPEELPLDSIRDVLHKNVSLVDFASNAIKIESGFIALMSIFAILALVPLIATCAWCCGRRSTQDEVNAISNAPVNIRDESLENNLRCRKSAALLTLWIVFILLTLSDVSIFYANSRLSTGIEMTPEMVKAAVHDVEVFLKDTHLQIKHKLDNGFHVSVEKVVKDLEDVDVLLGEPIQAEISAHTGLELAYDSLTTLSLANAELIYRVLMLQETVGRALKLSQEAAARMEELQIQLSVLQRQCTYRDRPLCDTLRIRSFEENGVVDALKTLQEDQSIFRMRYLGEIEFGATVKNLTSEVGVSRSIFSNFPQQVKHDTAYERNYTLEQLASIRHRTTANAQLLTSTVNALLERLQSTWPTLEPSYNEMKRWANSYWSVGWIAGLLIVWVIIFLLMSYCCFICESNTKSGMVFFIAVLFICLGSIGLSIYAVISLAIGGNSQVFLCRSLYGHNYELLGKLLDKPGYVYAREPQTGIIGELLRPADVRRSVVNVQLGRALSVGAPTPEKDLATFIDQMQRVALQIQDVATSSRMTTLGSRSKRLQASILQPLENLQNEILYHLTALELQREPWAKQVNQTLNHLKNIQGYLENKAGEICHNLTRVYTERLKTYLTSSRATMESQLGDTTTKCRPFYDTFDASRTFLCRNLVDFVNGLWFFVFLTLLLWAIGTPVGLNLITIQTRLHAMETAHKRKGKGKPRRQRSDGSDRSVEQQRSRGRSQQQQRGRSKQRASNASKREQQRERSTSSTGRVKPVLRRTATEETLDIADDDSTPTRQSPPQQQQQHSTQRPSEQRELERGRERERDQRSRERELSRGREMSNLNTPVPRRPQLTRSGTDEYDLDESDIYGAQQDADAVANARRTPPRGAPPPPPPPAAGMNRSVRWHEAEVDFDFVDVDAPVERKL
- the LOC108597069 gene encoding uncharacterized protein LOC108597069 isoform X4; protein product: MDLLRIRNLTLPTPAATTIMSSSTATTAALAAAMSSATASTPATPATAIATTTTTTPNTFFTYSIPGMDIAPGPFIFTYVSEFLSLITPEELPLDSIRDVLHKNVSLVDFASNAIKIESGFIALMSIFAILALVPLIATCAWCCGRRSTQDEVNAISNAPVNIRDESLENNLRCRKSAALLTLWIVFILLTLSDVSIFYANSRLSTGIEMTPEMVKAAVHDVEVFLKDTHLQIKHKLDNGFHVSVEKVVKDLEDVDVLLGEPIQAEISAHTGLELAYDSLTTLSLANAELIYRVLMLQETVGRALKLSQEAAARMEELQIQLSVLQRQCTYRDRPLCDTLRIRSFEENGVVDALKTLQEDQSIFRMRYLGEIEFGATVKNLTSEVGVSRSIFSNFPQQVKHDTAYERNYTLEQLASIRHRTTANAQLLTSTVNALLERLQSTWPTLEPSYNEMKRWANSYWSVGWIAGLLIVWVIIFLLMSYCCFICESNTKSGMVFFIAVLFICLGSIGLSIYAVISLAIGGNSQVFLCRSLYGHNYELLGKLLDKPGYVYAREPQTGIIGELLRPADVRRSVVNVQLGRALRHTHTLLVS
- the LOC108597069 gene encoding prominin-2 isoform X1 encodes the protein MDLLRIRNLTLPTPAATTIMSSSTATTAALAAAMSSATASTPATPATAIATTTTTTPNTFFTYSIPGMDIAPGPFIFTYVSEFLSLITPEELPLDSIRDVLHKNVSLVDFASNAIKIESGFIALMSIFAILALVPLIATCAWCCGRRSTQDEVNAISNAPVNIRDESLENNLRCRKSAALLTLWIVFILLTLSDVSIFYANSRLSTGIEMTPEMVKAAVHDVEVFLKDTHLQIKHKLDNGFHVSVEKVVKDLEDVDVLLGEPIQAEISAHTGLELAYDSLTTLSLANAELIYRVLMLQETVGRALKLSQEAAARMEELQIQLSVLQRQCTYRDRPLCDTLRIRSFEENGVVDALKTLQEDQSIFRMRYLGEIEFGATVKNLTSEVGVSRSIFSNFPQQVKHDTAYERNYTLEQLASIRHRTTANAQLLTSTVNALLERLQSTWPTLEPSYNEMKRWANSYWSVGWIAGLLIVWVIIFLLMSYCCFICESNTKSGMVFFIAVLFICLGSIGLSIYAVISLAIGGNSQVFLCRSLYGHNYELLGKLLDKPGYVYAREPQTGIIGELLRPADVRRSVVNVQLGRALRGCEQNQASYSVFQLDAFVNTTKIADLKQFPKVSTAIDAISVSERTMLSLTQSIQNILENMLQTSAFNLTTYRNSVGAPTPEKDLATFIDQMQRVALQIQDVATSSRMTTLGSRSKRLQASILQPLENLQNEILYHLTALELQREPWAKQVNQTLNHLKNIQGYLENKAGEICHNLTRVYTERLKTYLTSSRATMESQLGDTTTKCRPFYDTFDASRTFLCRNLVDFVNGLWFFVFLTLLLWAIGTPVGLNLITIQTRLHAMETAHKRKGKGKPRRQRSDGSDRSVEQQRSRGRSQQQQRGRSKQRASNASKREQQRERSTSSTGRVKPVLRRTATEETLDIADDDSTPTRQSPPQQQQQHSTQRPSEQRELERGRERERDQRSRERELSRGREMSNLNTPVPRRPQLTRSGTDEYDLDESDIYGAQQDADAVANARRTPPRGAPPPPPPPAAGMNRSVRWHEAEVDFDFVDVDAPVERKL